In one window of Chitinophagales bacterium DNA:
- a CDS encoding VOC family protein, which yields MLQIAIPKLPMRNKALTISYYVDQLGFSLINDYGDYLLLEKDQIELHFFAHPDIIPEENDGQVYCRVSDINAWYQELLDKQVAIHPNGKLEDKPWKQREFSLLDPDNNLLTFGEAIL from the coding sequence ATGCTGCAAATCGCTATTCCGAAATTACCCATGCGCAACAAGGCGCTTACCATCAGCTACTATGTTGATCAATTGGGCTTTTCATTGATCAACGATTATGGCGATTATCTTTTGCTGGAAAAAGATCAGATAGAGCTGCATTTCTTTGCGCATCCCGATATAATACCGGAAGAGAATGACGGGCAAGTGTATTGTAGGGTCAGCGACATCAATGCTTGGTATCAAGAATTACTAGACAAACAAGTGGCCATCCACCCCAACGGCAAGCTGGAAGACAAGCCCTGGAAACAAAGAGAGTTTTCTTTGCTGGACCCTGACAATAATTTGCTCACTTTTGGAGAAGCAATCTTATAG
- a CDS encoding helix-turn-helix transcriptional regulator has translation MPIIVNLDVMMAKRKISLNELSARVDLTLSNLSILKTGKAKAIRFSTLEAICKALDCQPADILEYQPETQS, from the coding sequence ATGCCCATCATAGTAAACTTGGATGTGATGATGGCCAAACGGAAAATCTCGCTGAATGAACTTTCTGCGCGGGTTGACCTTACTTTATCTAATCTCTCCATCCTGAAAACAGGTAAAGCAAAAGCCATTCGTTTTAGTACACTTGAAGCGATTTGCAAAGCCCTTGATTGTCAGCCTGCAGATATTCTGGAATACCAGCCTGAAACACAATCTTAA
- a CDS encoding DUF2975 domain-containing protein, with amino-acid sequence MQTQQKNILTFMKVLFWIIFIGLCIKTGAIIISVFVSLFVNDIASRDLYEGLDLSAVKAFSDLQYYQMVTLLITVNALKAYMAFLVVKIFQRFNLASPFNEMASKHLSLISFTALATAVISFIANTQARWLMKRGVTIDLNWGYQELLFFAGVMYIIAHVFQKGTELQSENELTV; translated from the coding sequence ATGCAAACGCAACAAAAAAACATCCTCACCTTTATGAAGGTGCTTTTCTGGATCATTTTCATTGGTCTTTGTATCAAAACCGGGGCAATTATCATTTCCGTTTTTGTGAGCTTATTTGTGAACGATATCGCTTCGCGCGATTTATACGAGGGACTGGATCTTTCTGCTGTAAAGGCTTTCAGCGATTTGCAATACTACCAGATGGTGACGCTATTAATTACCGTGAACGCCTTAAAAGCATACATGGCTTTTTTGGTAGTAAAGATTTTCCAACGCTTCAATCTGGCAAGTCCGTTTAATGAAATGGCAAGCAAACACCTCAGCCTGATTAGTTTTACAGCACTTGCTACTGCTGTCATCAGCTTTATTGCCAATACGCAAGCACGATGGCTGATGAAAAGAGGCGTAACCATTGATCTTAACTGGGGTTATCAAGAACTCTTATTTTTCGCAGGCGTGATGTACATCATTGCACATGTATTCCAGAAAGGAACAGAATTACAATCAGAAAACGAATTAACTGTATAA
- a CDS encoding glycoside hydrolase family 3 C-terminal domain-containing protein — protein sequence MQLRFCFCLIIFCVLQGRLSAQQLPYQNPRLPHAVRMKDLLSRMKPEEKFWQLFMAPGSLADTNQLRKSVFGLQLNASTQTNTTQQVLQYGNGQDALSFAKQVNAVQAFLMRQTRLGIPGIFFEEGLHGLVARGATVFPQSIALAASFDTLLMQSVATAIAQEARIRGIRQILSPVLNIATDPRWGRTEETYGEDPLLSSWMAQAYIRAMEQAGVITTPKHFIANLGDGGRDSYPIHYNERLLRELYYPPFYNAITKAGARSIMTAYNSVDGSPASANQYLLQQVLKKDWGFRGFVISDANAVGGANVLHMTAKDYADAGKQSIQNGLDVIFQTDLKHHALFMPPFLNGAITQRSIDEAVSRVLLAKFQLGLFDQPYVAIPEPDSIKALSAKHHVLARAAAQQSIVLLKNKQQVLPIQSSVKKIAVIGSDATAARLGGYSGTGNRVVSIFDGIKEVFGSKATIVHSPGCARTSSKYQTMPSKLLWIEANGVWQQGLKASFYASPAFEDAAVASRIDPVIDAHWTLYPPVPEVKPDHYAVEWTGYLKPDTTGIFELGLEGNDGYRLYLNDQLLIAEDNKQSFHLRTVTLPLQKDSLYPIKVQFSETQGNGRIRLVTNMHVADQDSRLIQDAVAVAKDADIMLAVVGIEEGEFRDRAQLSLPGKQAMQLQALAATGKPLVVIITGGSAVTMQPWLDVADAVLMAWYPGEAGGMAVADILSGKINPSGKLPISFPLAEGQLPLSYWHKPTGRGDDYADLSGQPLFPFGYGLSYTQFALSELKLSQQRIRVGESVTLSCVIENKGKYTGTEVVQLYLRDELASVARPLQELKNFQRVQVEPGERKQISFVLKPEDFQMLNTKMESVIEPGMFRIMVGTSSRELALKAQIEILPKK from the coding sequence ATGCAGCTAAGATTTTGTTTTTGCCTCATCATTTTTTGTGTGTTGCAAGGCCGGCTATCAGCACAGCAATTACCTTATCAAAATCCGCGTTTGCCACACGCTGTGCGGATGAAAGACTTATTGAGCAGAATGAAGCCGGAGGAAAAGTTCTGGCAGTTATTCATGGCACCAGGCAGTCTTGCTGATACAAATCAATTGCGCAAATCTGTTTTTGGTTTGCAGCTGAATGCGAGTACACAAACCAATACCACACAACAGGTATTGCAATACGGGAATGGGCAGGATGCGCTCAGCTTTGCAAAGCAAGTCAATGCAGTGCAAGCATTCCTGATGCGTCAAACAAGATTAGGTATTCCAGGTATTTTCTTTGAAGAGGGTTTGCACGGATTAGTAGCCAGAGGTGCAACCGTTTTTCCGCAGTCAATTGCATTAGCAGCATCTTTTGATACATTATTGATGCAAAGCGTAGCCACGGCTATTGCGCAAGAAGCGCGCATCAGAGGCATTCGCCAGATATTGTCGCCAGTATTGAATATTGCCACTGACCCGCGCTGGGGCAGAACAGAAGAGACTTATGGTGAAGATCCGCTTTTGAGTAGTTGGATGGCTCAGGCTTATATCCGCGCCATGGAGCAAGCTGGTGTTATCACCACACCCAAACATTTCATTGCCAATCTGGGTGATGGCGGTCGCGATAGTTATCCCATTCATTATAACGAGCGATTGCTCAGAGAACTCTATTATCCGCCTTTTTACAATGCTATTACCAAAGCGGGTGCGAGATCAATTATGACTGCTTATAATTCTGTAGATGGAAGTCCTGCTTCTGCCAATCAGTATTTATTACAGCAGGTATTGAAGAAAGACTGGGGCTTTCGCGGATTTGTGATTTCAGATGCCAATGCTGTGGGTGGTGCAAACGTGCTACACATGACTGCTAAGGATTATGCAGATGCAGGAAAGCAGTCTATTCAAAATGGTTTGGATGTCATCTTTCAAACCGACTTGAAACATCACGCATTATTCATGCCTCCTTTTTTAAATGGAGCAATTACACAACGAAGTATTGATGAAGCGGTTTCGCGCGTACTGCTGGCAAAATTTCAGCTGGGCTTGTTTGATCAACCCTATGTGGCTATACCTGAACCTGATTCTATCAAAGCCTTATCTGCAAAGCATCATGTGCTGGCCAGAGCAGCGGCGCAGCAATCTATTGTGCTGCTGAAAAACAAACAGCAAGTATTACCCATTCAATCCAGCGTGAAAAAAATTGCCGTGATTGGTAGTGATGCTACAGCTGCCAGATTGGGCGGATATAGCGGCACAGGTAATCGGGTAGTATCTATATTTGATGGAATAAAAGAAGTGTTTGGCAGTAAGGCAACGATTGTTCATTCACCCGGCTGTGCAAGAACTTCGAGTAAATACCAAACCATGCCTTCAAAATTGCTGTGGATAGAAGCGAATGGGGTTTGGCAGCAAGGCTTGAAAGCGAGTTTTTATGCGTCACCTGCATTTGAGGATGCTGCTGTTGCCAGTCGTATTGATCCGGTTATTGATGCGCACTGGACATTGTATCCACCCGTGCCTGAAGTAAAGCCTGATCATTATGCTGTAGAGTGGACAGGTTATTTAAAACCTGATACTACTGGAATTTTTGAGTTAGGGTTAGAAGGGAATGATGGTTATCGGCTTTATTTGAATGATCAATTGCTGATTGCAGAAGATAATAAGCAAAGCTTTCATTTGAGAACTGTGACACTACCGTTGCAAAAAGACAGTTTGTATCCCATCAAAGTACAGTTTAGCGAAACACAAGGCAATGGCCGAATTAGGCTTGTTACCAATATGCATGTAGCAGATCAGGATAGCAGATTGATTCAAGACGCAGTTGCTGTAGCAAAAGATGCGGATATCATGCTTGCGGTTGTAGGAATTGAGGAAGGCGAGTTTCGCGATCGTGCACAATTGTCATTGCCCGGTAAGCAAGCAATGCAGTTGCAAGCACTTGCTGCAACCGGAAAACCCTTGGTAGTGATCATCACGGGCGGTAGTGCTGTTACCATGCAGCCTTGGTTAGATGTAGCTGATGCAGTTTTGATGGCATGGTATCCTGGCGAAGCAGGAGGAATGGCAGTAGCGGATATACTCAGCGGTAAAATCAATCCGTCAGGAAAACTGCCGATTAGTTTTCCGCTTGCTGAAGGACAGTTGCCATTGAGTTATTGGCATAAGCCAACAGGAAGGGGAGATGATTATGCCGATTTGAGTGGTCAGCCTTTGTTTCCATTTGGCTATGGATTAAGCTATACGCAGTTTGCATTAAGCGAGCTGAAATTGAGTCAACAGCGGATTCGTGTCGGTGAATCAGTTACGCTAAGCTGTGTTATTGAAAACAAGGGAAAATATACTGGAACAGAAGTGGTGCAATTGTACCTGCGCGATGAATTGGCTTCTGTTGCAAGGCCTTTACAGGAATTGAAAAACTTTCAGCGCGTGCAAGTAGAACCAGGAGAACGTAAACAAATTTCTTTTGTGCTGAAGCCGGAAGACTTCCAAATGCTCAATACGAAAATGGAATCCGTGATTGAGCCGGGTATGTTCAGAATCATGGTTGGGACTTCTTCCAGAGAGCTGGCACTAAAAGCACAGATTGAAATATTGCCTAAAAAATAA